From the genome of Solibacillus sp. FSL H8-0538:
TGAATTTTCGACTATATTGAATATAAGTATTATAAAAAGAATCCGGTAAAGGATATAAAATATGCGATATTTATTTGATTTAATTTCCTTAATATTCTAGCGTATTTTCGTTTGAAAGGAGAATTAATTTGAAAACATCCAAAGAGCTATTAAAGATAAAAGATTTATACACCGGTTTTCGAATTAAAGATACGTTTTTTGATGCAGTTGACGGAGTATCGCTTACATTAAAAGAAAATGAAATTCTTGCAATTGTAGGTGAATCAGGATGTGGTAAAAGTACGCTTGCAATGTCCATTATTGGATTACATGATCACAATAGAACACGTATACAAGGAGAAATCCTATTTAAAAATAAAAACTTAGCGATAATGATGGAGGAAGAGCTCAACGATGTCCGCGGCTTAGATATCGGTATGATTTTCCAGGATCCATTATCCGCTTTAAACCCGTTAATGAGAATTGATGAGCAAATTGAAGAGGGTTTGATTTATCATACGAAATTAACAAAGGATCAGCGCAAGGCACGTGTGCAGGAGTTATTAAGGCAAGTGGGAATACCAAACCCCGAGCGTGTGGCAAAACAATTTCCACATCAATTATCTGGTGGTATGCGTCAACGTGTCATTATTGCAATTGCCATTTCGTGTAAGCCAAAAATCATTATTGCGGACGAGCCAACGACAGCGCTAGATGTAACGATTCAAGCGCAGATTTTAGATTTATTAAAAGATTTACAAGCTGAAACAGGTGCTGGGATCATTTTGATTACCCATGATTTAGGGGTTGTCGTCGAAGTAGCGGACCGCGTCTCCGTTATGTATGCAGGCCAAATTATTGAAGAAGCTTCAGTAGAAGAGCTTTTCATGAATCCGAAGCATCCGTATACGCGTTCATTATTTAACTCCATACCGCAAATGAACGCAGCGGAGGGAGCGAAGCTAAACGTCATTGAAGGAATGGTCCCTTCATTAGTAAAGCTGCCACGTCAAGGTTGCCGATTTGCTTCACGAATTTCATGGATTCCGCTTTCTGCACATGAAGAGACACCGACGTTACATGAAGTTTCTCCTGGACATTTAGTACGATGCACGTGCTGGCAAGAGTTTTATTTAAAAGCGAAGAAGGAGGACGATCATCATGAGTTTCATGCAGATTAATGATTTAAAAGTCCATTACCCAATTCGCGGTGGATTTTTTAATACGGTCGTAGATAAAGTCTATGCTATTGATGGGATTTCGATGGAGTTTGAAAAAGGCAAAGCGTACGGTTTAGTAGGTGAATCCGGCTGCGGGAAATCAACAACGGGTAAGGCTATTATTGGGTTAGAAAAAATTTCATCGGGTTCGATTTTTTATGAGGGCGAAAACATGACGAATAAACGTCGAGATCGTCAGTCTTCCTATAACCGTGATATTCAGATGATTTTCCAAGATGCAAATTCAAGCTTAAATCCACGTAAGCGTGTACAAGAAATATTAGCAGAACCCATTCATAATTTTTTAAACCTAACTCCGCATGAAGAAAACAGAAAAATCAGTGAATTACTTGCCGTTGTTGGAATGCCGGAAGATGCGAAATTAAAATATCCACATGAATTTTCGGGCGGTCAAAAGCAACGTTTAGGTATTGCACGAGCGATTGCGACAAATCCTAAACTTATTATTGCAGATGAACCTGTCTCGGCGTTAGATTTATCCGTTCAGGCACAAGTACTGAACTTTATGAAAGATATCCAAAGTGAATTTGGACTGAGCTATCTATTTATTTCACATGATTTAGGTGTTGTTAAACATATGTGTGACAATATTGCCATTATGTATAAAGGACGTTTCGTAGAATCTGGTTCTAAAAAAGACATTTATGAAAATCCACAGCATATTTATACGAAGCGTTTATTATCCGCGATTCCTGATGTTACACCAATTGGTCGCGAGGCGCGCAAAGTACAACGTATTGAAGTAGAGCGTCACTATCAACAGGAACATAAAATGTATTTTGACGAAAATGGCCGTGTTTATGATTTAGCGCCAATATCCAATACACATTATGTCGCTATAACTTCGTTAGTGAAGGGAGGCGTTTAGGATGTGGAAAACTGTAGTCCGTCGATTCTTAATAATGATTCCACAGTTAATCGTACTCAGTTTAATTATTTTCTTCATGGCAAAATTTATGCCAGGTGATCCGTTCACTGGGAAGGTAACACCGGAAACGGATCCAGCGCGTATCGAAGAACTACGAGAAAAGGCAGGGTTAAACGATCCATGGTATCAGCAATATACTCGTTGGATGGGCAATGCATTTCAAGGGGAGCTTGGGAATAGTTATACGTATAAAGTAAAGGTAACAACATTAATTGGAGAACGTGCGTTAAATACGTTTTGGTTATCGTTGCTTAGTGCCATTTTCCTGTATGCGATTGCGGTTCCACTAGGGGTTCTCTCAGGACGCTATAGCAATTCGTTATTTGATCGGGGTGTTGTGTTGTATAGCTTTATCAGTTATGCAATCCCACTCTTCGTGTTAGCGTTAATTTTCCTTTATATTTTTGGCTATCAGTTCCACTGGTTCCCAACGAGTGGCTCGGTAAATATTAAACATGATCCAGGTACGGTGGGGTATGTATTCAGTAAAATTTATCATATGCTGCTACCAGCGATCACCTATGCAGTACTTGGAACAACGGGTGTAATCCAATATTTACGTACAGAAGTAATCGATGCAAAAACAATGGATTATGTGCGTACTGCGCGTAGTAAAGGGGTTCCAATTCGTAAAGTGTATACAAAGCATATTTTCCGGAATTCGCTACTCCCGATTGCTGCATTCTTCGGGTTTACAATTACTGGATTACTAGGTGGATCGATTTTCATTGAAACAATTTTTGGTTTCCCTGGAATGGGTCAATTATTTATTTCTTCTATTATGTCACGTGACTACAGCGTAATTACAGCGCTTGTTATGTTATATGGCTTCTTAGCATTATTAGGTAGTCTATTATCCGATATTATTATGAGCATTGTTGACCCGCGTATTAGGATTGAATAGACCATACCATACCAAATGATGAGGAGAGGTGTCGTAAATGGTTCAACTAAACAGCAAAGAGGCACTAGAAACAGGAAGCTCTCCGCCTACAGGGATGCAGGTAATTTGGCGTGAGTTTAAAAAAGATAAAGTTGCAATGTTCTCGTTAGTATCGCTTATTATAACAATCGTCGCTATTTTCATTACTGCATGGTTGTTCCTAGACCAAAAAGAAGTGATGCGTATTTCACTAGGTGGGAAATATGCGCCACCTAGTTGGGATTACTGGTTAGGAGCAGATGTTGGTGGACGGGACATTTTCGGTCAGTTAATTATTGGTGCTAAAAACTCTTTATGGATTGCCATAGCTATTACGTTAATTACGGGTGTCTTTGGGATTTTCGTGGGCTTAATATGCGGCTATTTTGGTGGGTGGATTGATAATATGTTCATGCGTATTATCGATTTCTTCATTACCATTCCGTCGTTAATGATCATTATAGTATTTATTACAATCGTACCGAAATATGATAAATGGGCGTTTATTGGCATTATGAGTATTTTTTTATGGACAGGGACAGCCCGACTTGTGCGTTCAAAAGCGTTATCCGAAAGTAAACGTGATTATGTAAATGCATCCAAAACGCTCGGCACAAATGATTTTGTCATTATCTTTAAAGAAGTTATGCCGAATTTAAGTTCGATTTTAATTGTGGAATTAACATTAAACTTTGCGGGCAACGTTGGGATAGAAACAGGGTTATCTTATCTCGGATTTGGATTACCTTCATCTACGCCGTCTTTAGGAACGTTGGTAAGCTTTGCGAATAATCCACTTGTTCTATCAACGTATTGGTGGGTGTGGTTACCCGCTTCGTTATTAATTCTATTACTCATGTTAGGTATCAACTATGTAGGGCAAGCAATAAGACGATCGGCTGATGCGAAACAACGTTTGGGATAATGACTGTTATCATATTAATCCCATGAATGGAATGTTGAAATATAGGTGTTGAGAGAATTTCATATTAACAGCGGTACTTTCATTTCTATAATGTTTTTATAAATAGGGGGAAAAGGGAGGAATACAAATGAAGAACAAAAAATGGTCACTTCTACTGATGTTGCTAGCAGTACTATTCGTATTAGCAGCATGTAGTAGTAAGGATGAAGAAACAGAAAAAGAGCTTGCATTTCCACTTAAAGTTGACAACGAAGGTAAGCCAATTACAGGTGGTACATTAATGGTCGCAATGCAAAAGGATGAGCCTTTCCAGGGAATCTTCTCTTATACATTATACGAAGATGCCTATGATGATTATTTAATGCAATTTGCATCGAATAAAATTTTCGCAACGGATGGGAATTTCTTATTTACGGATAAAGGAATTGCTAGCTATGAAATAACTTCTCAAGCTACCAAAAAAGATCCAGGCGCAAAAAACATCGTCTCGGTTAAAATCCGTGACGGTGTAAAATGGTCAGACGGTGCACCACTTAAAATTGAGGACTTAATGTTACCATATGAAATCATCGGTCACGGTGACTACACGGGCGTTCGATATGATGGTGATTTCCAAAATATCATTGGTGCAGAAGAGTATCATGCGGGTGCAGCAGACACAATTTCAGGCTTAGTGAAAGTGGATGAATCTACTTTACAATTACATTTAAAAGAAATCTCACCCGGCTTAGCTTCTGGTGGTGACGGGATCTTATACTATGCAGAGCCAAGTCATATAATTGGTGACATTCCAGTGACGGAATTATTAGAAAATGATGCAATTCGTAAAAATCCAGTTACGCTTGGTGCTTTCGTCATCGATAAAGTAGTTGCTGGTGAAACTGTGCAATACAAAGCAAACGGAAATTACTGGAAAGGTAAGCCAAAGCTGGAATCAGTCATTGTTAAAGTAGTGCCATCATCTTCTATCGCTAAAGCGTTAGAATCTGGTGAATACGATTTAACTTTAGCGTTCGGTTCAACTAAATATGTTGAGGTTGAAAATTTAACAAATATTGATATTTTAGCACGCCCAGAGCTTTACTATTCATACTTAGGTTTTAAACTAGGTAAATGGGATACTGCTACTAAATCTGTAGCCACTGATCTAGAAGGATCAAAAATGGGTGATGTGAATCTACGTAAAGCAATGGCTTACGCTTTAAACGTAGAAGAGGTAACAGAAGTATTCTATGATGGCTTACGCGAACGTGCAAATGCAATCGTGCCGCCAGTATTTTCGTCATTCCACGACAGCAGCTTGGAAGGTTTCAATTATGATCCAGAAAAAGCAAATGAGCTATTAGATAAAGCTGGCTACAAAGATGTGGATGACGATGGTTTCCGTGAAGACAAAAATGGGAAACCATTAGAAATTAAATTAGCGACAATGTCTGGTGACGATGTAGCAGAGCAAATCGCTGCATTCTGGTTACAGAATTGGGAAGAGGTTGGCTTAAAAGTAACTTATACAGATGGTCGTACAATTGAGTTCAACTCATTCTACGATAAAGTGCAAGCAGATGATCCAAAAATCGATATTTTCATGGCTGCATGGGGTGTAGCGACAAACCCATCTCCATCTGGTGTATATGGTAACGTAGCACAATATAACTTCTCTCGTTTTACTTCTGACGAGTTACAAACAGCTTTAGACAATATTGATTCTGCGAAATCTTTCGATGCGGACTACCGTGCAGAGGAATTTGCTAAATTCGAAAAAATTATTGCAGAAAACGTACCAGTAGTACCAATGATGTTCCGTTTGGAGCTAACGGCAGTGAACAAACGTGTGAAATCATACACGATTGACTACGCGGATGTAGACTTCGACTGGAACAAGGTTGAATTAGTCGCGGATGCGCCAATTAAACAACAACCGAAGAAATAATAGGTGTAAATTAGCCTAAATAAAAAGAAAACCGCTGAAGCAAAATGCCTCAACGGTTTTCTTTTTCGTCGTGGTTAACCACCGAATGCTAACGGACAGAAAGAATCTAGGTTTTATGGGAAATATTTAATGATTTATTAGTTTTTCAGGAGGGCATTGAAAAGGTCTATAAAGTAGTTTAGCCAGTTCTTGAACGAGACATCGTTTAAGAACTGGCTTTTTTCTTCGATGTCGTTGATTTCCGTTGCGGCGAACCCTTTTCTGGGGGCGAGCCTTGAGCCGCTTCCCTCGCTGCGCTCAGTCCAGGGTCTCAAGCTGCTCGCTAATCCCCTAGAAGTCGTCGCCTCCACTCCAATCAACTTGTAAACGCTAAGAATGAATGGATTATTCTCCTATCAAAAAAGAGTGATTTTCTTGTAAAATAAAAAGAAAGAATACTAACCAAAGCCAAACATCCTATTTTGTTATTAAAAAGTGCAAAGTATGCCTGTTACAAGTCTGAATCGAATATCGTTGTGGCACCTTGAATTTCGATGCCATATAAACGCGGAGCCGATGCCGCATTATAACCGTGTCCGTTTTCCAATTCACCATTCTTCCCTTCTACTTTTTAGTGATTTCAGGCTAATTGCTTAAAAGATTCCGTATTTTGAGCACTCCACTAAGTCGACTTTTGATGCATCATGAACCGGCTTTAATAATAAGTACTTAAAAATGCGGATTGGGGGAATCGGGTTACGTCCATTGTCTAAATGATATTTTGTTTTTAACTCTTCTAAAATGAGTGAAAATCCACGAGTTCATTGATTTGGCGAAGCATGTTATCTGTTGGCACGACGATCTCATAAATCGCCATTTATGGACTTAGGTTAAGGGTTTCTTGATTTGAAATCATGTGGCGCATAACCTGCATTTACATTATTTTAGTATACATTAGAAAGACACATCTCGCCCAAGATAGAGTGAGATGATGACCTTACTTATGTAGAAAAGAACGTTTCTTAGAGAGGTAAAGAAAAATTTCTTCCAAGTAAGAAGATGCTAGTTGATTGGAGTGGAAGGCGGCGACTCCAGCCGGAATAGCATGAGGTGAAGACCCCGCAGGAGCGTAGCGACGAGGAGGCTGAGGCCATGCCGGCGGAACGCGTCCGCCTGGAACGCAAATCAACGGCTCCCCAATTTTAATAAGCGAGTAAGTGAACGATAAATCGTTCATTTACTCGCTATGATATACCTTGAGGACTTTTTCAGTCGTCTCATTTTGAGCTGAAATAAGTCTTTTTATAAGTTTAAACGGTCGATTAAAATGCGGGCAATGCCGTCTTCGTTGTTGCTTAACGTAATTTCATTGGCAATGGTTTTTAATTCGTCAATCCCGTTACCCATCGCGACACCGACACCGGCATAATCAATCATCTCTAAATCATTATCTTCATCACCAAATGCGATAATTCGCTCGCGTGGGATGTTCATTTCTTTTGCTATATGAGAAAGACCGACTGCTTTACTTAAGCCTTTACGTACGATTTCAATGATTGGGAATGGTGCACCCCAACGACGATGTTCAATTAGCTCAGCATGTACTTCTTGCAAGTGCTGACGAATGATGGGCACATTCAATTCGGTTGCCTGAATAAGGAGACTTGTTGGATCGTGAAGTAAATTTATTTTTAAGTCACCCATCAGTACGCGTGGGTTCCCCATATTGAAAAATTGCATCATAGCATCTGCTTCGCGGTGAATATATACATCATCGATTACTTCAGCGATTAAATTTTCATATTCATATTTATGGACAGATTCCAAGACATCATGGACAACACGCATATCAATCGGCGAGTGTATCTCACCCCATGCTTTATTTAATGGATGATGAGTAAACGCACCGTTAAAGTTTACAATAGGTGTAGTAAGGCCAAGCTCCGTATAATACTGCTGACTTGCACGAAATGGACGTCCAGTCGCAATCATCACTTGGTGGCCGGCTTCTTTTGCTTTTAGAAGCGTTTGTTTCGTTAAAGGAGAAATAGTCTGTGTATCTGTTAATAACGTGCCGTCTAAATCTAAGACGATTAAATGTTGTTTCATGAGAAAAGCTCCTTTCATCAGTACAATTTTACCGTTAACTCGATTGTCACGTCAAAGTTTTGAAACAATAGGTATTTTTTGTTAATCTTATAAAGGAGACAAATTGTGAAGGAGTGAGCAAGGTGATTGTCATAAGGGAAGAGTGGAAAAGGATTCCGCTATTACATATTTATACTGAAGAGATGACCGAAAATACACCGGTTGTCATTTTTTTGCATGGTTTTATGAGTGCAAAAGAACATAATCTGCATTATGCCTATCAACTTGTGGAAAAAGGGGTGCGTGTCATATTACCAGATGCGTATTTGCACGGGGAACGGACGGAGCACTTATCAGAAATTCAAATGAATTTGCATTTTTGGAAAATTGTCATGAAGTCTGTAACAGAAGTACATACTTTATATCAGGAGCTTAAATTAAAAAAATTATTAGCGGCTGAACAAATTGGTATTGCTGGCACATCAATGGGTGGCATCACCACTTCAGGGTGCTTGCGTTTATATAATTGGATCCAGGCAGCGGGTATTTGCATGGGGACAACAAGCTTCACAAAACTAGCACTGCATCAGTTAGAGGATTATACGACAAAAGGAATGAGTTTTCCGATGTCACTAGAGCAACAAGCCGCTATTTTTGAAATGCTACGTAGCCATGATCTTGAACAAGCACCTGAAGTATTTGCGCGTTGCCCGATTATTTTCTGGCACGGTCAGCAAGATCGAACAGTGCCATTTTCTATGAGTTACCCTTTTTATGAGCAGTTGCAACAACAAGGTCAGGCAGAAAAGACACAATTTATTGTGGACGGTAAAGCGGGGCATGCTGTATCAAGACATGGCATGCTGGAAGTGACAAATTGGCTTGCGCAACATTTGGCTTAAATCGTAAGTTCTGATATGATTACAGTTAACACCATCGTGAAAGGGGAAACGAAAATGGCGATTGATCAAGATATGAAAGATAGTATGTTTGGAGCATTAGAAAATGTAATTGACCCTGAGCTCGGCATTGATATTGTCAACTTAGGATTAGTATATGAGGTAGATTTAAACGAAGAAGGCGTAGCAACCGTAAATATGACTTTAACGTCAATGGGTTGCCCACTAGGACCAGTAATTGTAGACCAAGTAAAAACAGCGCTTGGTGAATTACCAGAAGTAAAAGAAACAGAAGTAAATATCGTTTGGCAGCCAGCATGGTCAAAGGACAATATGTCGCGCTATGCGAAAATGGCTTTAGGCGTTCGCTAATAAATGATGAAATCCCGTTGCGTTAGTGCAA
Proteins encoded in this window:
- a CDS encoding ABC transporter ATP-binding protein; this translates as MKTSKELLKIKDLYTGFRIKDTFFDAVDGVSLTLKENEILAIVGESGCGKSTLAMSIIGLHDHNRTRIQGEILFKNKNLAIMMEEELNDVRGLDIGMIFQDPLSALNPLMRIDEQIEEGLIYHTKLTKDQRKARVQELLRQVGIPNPERVAKQFPHQLSGGMRQRVIIAIAISCKPKIIIADEPTTALDVTIQAQILDLLKDLQAETGAGIILITHDLGVVVEVADRVSVMYAGQIIEEASVEELFMNPKHPYTRSLFNSIPQMNAAEGAKLNVIEGMVPSLVKLPRQGCRFASRISWIPLSAHEETPTLHEVSPGHLVRCTCWQEFYLKAKKEDDHHEFHAD
- a CDS encoding ATP-binding cassette domain-containing protein: MSFMQINDLKVHYPIRGGFFNTVVDKVYAIDGISMEFEKGKAYGLVGESGCGKSTTGKAIIGLEKISSGSIFYEGENMTNKRRDRQSSYNRDIQMIFQDANSSLNPRKRVQEILAEPIHNFLNLTPHEENRKISELLAVVGMPEDAKLKYPHEFSGGQKQRLGIARAIATNPKLIIADEPVSALDLSVQAQVLNFMKDIQSEFGLSYLFISHDLGVVKHMCDNIAIMYKGRFVESGSKKDIYENPQHIYTKRLLSAIPDVTPIGREARKVQRIEVERHYQQEHKMYFDENGRVYDLAPISNTHYVAITSLVKGGV
- the opp4B gene encoding oligopeptide ABC transporter permease, producing the protein MWKTVVRRFLIMIPQLIVLSLIIFFMAKFMPGDPFTGKVTPETDPARIEELREKAGLNDPWYQQYTRWMGNAFQGELGNSYTYKVKVTTLIGERALNTFWLSLLSAIFLYAIAVPLGVLSGRYSNSLFDRGVVLYSFISYAIPLFVLALIFLYIFGYQFHWFPTSGSVNIKHDPGTVGYVFSKIYHMLLPAITYAVLGTTGVIQYLRTEVIDAKTMDYVRTARSKGVPIRKVYTKHIFRNSLLPIAAFFGFTITGLLGGSIFIETIFGFPGMGQLFISSIMSRDYSVITALVMLYGFLALLGSLLSDIIMSIVDPRIRIE
- a CDS encoding ABC transporter permease, giving the protein MVQLNSKEALETGSSPPTGMQVIWREFKKDKVAMFSLVSLIITIVAIFITAWLFLDQKEVMRISLGGKYAPPSWDYWLGADVGGRDIFGQLIIGAKNSLWIAIAITLITGVFGIFVGLICGYFGGWIDNMFMRIIDFFITIPSLMIIIVFITIVPKYDKWAFIGIMSIFLWTGTARLVRSKALSESKRDYVNASKTLGTNDFVIIFKEVMPNLSSILIVELTLNFAGNVGIETGLSYLGFGLPSSTPSLGTLVSFANNPLVLSTYWWVWLPASLLILLLMLGINYVGQAIRRSADAKQRLG
- a CDS encoding oligopeptide ABC transporter substrate-binding protein; protein product: MKNKKWSLLLMLLAVLFVLAACSSKDEETEKELAFPLKVDNEGKPITGGTLMVAMQKDEPFQGIFSYTLYEDAYDDYLMQFASNKIFATDGNFLFTDKGIASYEITSQATKKDPGAKNIVSVKIRDGVKWSDGAPLKIEDLMLPYEIIGHGDYTGVRYDGDFQNIIGAEEYHAGAADTISGLVKVDESTLQLHLKEISPGLASGGDGILYYAEPSHIIGDIPVTELLENDAIRKNPVTLGAFVIDKVVAGETVQYKANGNYWKGKPKLESVIVKVVPSSSIAKALESGEYDLTLAFGSTKYVEVENLTNIDILARPELYYSYLGFKLGKWDTATKSVATDLEGSKMGDVNLRKAMAYALNVEEVTEVFYDGLRERANAIVPPVFSSFHDSSLEGFNYDPEKANELLDKAGYKDVDDDGFREDKNGKPLEIKLATMSGDDVAEQIAAFWLQNWEEVGLKVTYTDGRTIEFNSFYDKVQADDPKIDIFMAAWGVATNPSPSGVYGNVAQYNFSRFTSDELQTALDNIDSAKSFDADYRAEEFAKFEKIIAENVPVVPMMFRLELTAVNKRVKSYTIDYADVDFDWNKVELVADAPIKQQPKK
- a CDS encoding Cof-type HAD-IIB family hydrolase, yielding MKQHLIVLDLDGTLLTDTQTISPLTKQTLLKAKEAGHQVMIATGRPFRASQQYYTELGLTTPIVNFNGAFTHHPLNKAWGEIHSPIDMRVVHDVLESVHKYEYENLIAEVIDDVYIHREADAMMQFFNMGNPRVLMGDLKINLLHDPTSLLIQATELNVPIIRQHLQEVHAELIEHRRWGAPFPIIEIVRKGLSKAVGLSHIAKEMNIPRERIIAFGDEDNDLEMIDYAGVGVAMGNGIDELKTIANEITLSNNEDGIARILIDRLNL
- a CDS encoding prolyl oligopeptidase family serine peptidase; translation: MIVIREEWKRIPLLHIYTEEMTENTPVVIFLHGFMSAKEHNLHYAYQLVEKGVRVILPDAYLHGERTEHLSEIQMNLHFWKIVMKSVTEVHTLYQELKLKKLLAAEQIGIAGTSMGGITTSGCLRLYNWIQAAGICMGTTSFTKLALHQLEDYTTKGMSFPMSLEQQAAIFEMLRSHDLEQAPEVFARCPIIFWHGQQDRTVPFSMSYPFYEQLQQQGQAEKTQFIVDGKAGHAVSRHGMLEVTNWLAQHLA
- a CDS encoding metal-sulfur cluster assembly factor; this translates as MAIDQDMKDSMFGALENVIDPELGIDIVNLGLVYEVDLNEEGVATVNMTLTSMGCPLGPVIVDQVKTALGELPEVKETEVNIVWQPAWSKDNMSRYAKMALGVR